A stretch of DNA from Lotus japonicus ecotype B-129 chromosome 4, LjGifu_v1.2:
TTGCTCCTCGAGTAGATCAGAGTATCATCAATGAAGACCACAACAAACTTGTCGAGATACGGGTTAAAGATAtgattcatgtagtccatgaatatcGCAGGTGCATTAGTCACTCCGAACGGCATGACTAAATACTCATAATGCCCATATCTTGTCCGAAAGGCCGTCTTCGGTACGTCTTCTTTCTTCACTCGAATTTGATGGTATCCGGATCGCAGATCTATCTTGGAGAAGACTTCAGCTCCTCttaactgatccatcaaatcatcaatcctaggcaACGAGTACTTATTCTTGATGGTCACCTTGTTTAGTTGTCGATAGTCTACGCATAACCTCATGCCACCATCTTTCTTCTTTACCAAAAGAACTGGTGCTCCCCGAGGGGATACACTCGGCCGCACAAACTTCTTATCCATAAGCTCCTCCACTTGCTTCTTCAACTGCGCTAGTTCCACCGGTGACATCCTATACGGGGCTATAGAGATAGATCCCGTTCCAGGAACTAAGTCTATAGAGAACTCGACTTCTCTTTCTGGTGGTAACTCAGATACTTCCTCGGGGAAAACGTCGGGAAACTCCCTTGCTACGGGTATCCCTTCTATACCTAAGTCGTCCCTATCCGCATCTAGTGCTCCTAAAAGTACGTTCGATTCGCTCTCGGGCGCTTTTCCTACCTCTTCGGTTCGCTTAGTCCGCTTAGCGTTTCCTTCGCTAGTCCCAAAAGTAACCGTCTTCCTCCTACAGTTCAGGGTTGCATCTTTGGCCGCTAGCGAATCCATTCCTAATATTACTTCTAATCCTTCTAAGGGTAAGCACACTAAGTCTTGCCTAAAGGTTCTTCCTAAGGTTTCTAACCTACAGTCTCTACAAACCTTCGAGGTTCTACAGGTATTTCTAGTTGGGGTACTTACTTCTAAGTCCCACGCCAAACTTGTCACTGGTATACCTAATTGTTTGACCCTCTCTTGTGATATaaacgaatgcgttgcaccCGAATCATATAAAACACTTAAAGGAAAACTATTAACATAACACGTACCTTGGATAAGTTCTGGCGCCTCAACTGCCTCCTCCAGTGTCATTGCAAACACTTTCCTCTTATTCACAGGTCGTCCAAACTTCCGGTTATCCTTTGGTGTCGGTGCACCTTTGCTACTTCCCTCGCCTGTTGTAGCGGTAGGGTTTCGATTCCCATTTCCGCTAGCCTGTGTACTAGCCTGTTCCCCTAACACGGCTCTACACTCCGGAGCGCGGTGTCCATTCTTTCGGCACCTTACGCAGAATGGATTGCTAGGATTGAATCCACTTGTCCTGTTGTGGAATCCAAATCCTCCTGTTCGATTTCCGAACTGATTTCTTACTTGCTCGGGTGGCCTAAAGTAGGGCTTCCTTcttccttccttcttcttcgGCGCCTTATTAACACCTTCTCCCTTCAAGTACTCCTTCCTGGACTTCTCATTTTCCTCAAAAATCCTACACTTCTCTACTAGAGTAGCAAAGTTCAGAATCTGGTCATGTCCCACAGCAGTCCTGATGTCTGGCCTCAGTCCATATTCAAACTTGACACACTTTGAGGTCTCATCAGCCGCTGCACCATAATGTGGGTGGAACCGACACAGTTCTTCAAACTTAGCTGCATACTCTCCTACTGACATCATACCTTGCTTTAACTCTAAAAATTCCATCTCTTTCCTTCCCTTCGCATCCGCCGGGAAGTACTTTTCCAGAAACACATTCTTAAAGATCTCCCAGGTTATGGCTCCTTCCACTGGAGTTATCCTTCCTCTTACTCCAGTCCACCATGTCCTAGCTTCTCCTGAAATTAAATAACTAGCAAAAGCAACCTTACGCGGGTCAGCACATACCAACGTCTCATAAATCCTTTTTAACTCTCGGATCCACTCATACGCTCCGTCGGGATTGTAACCCCCTTCAAACTTTGGTGGATCTCGTTTCAGAAACTTGTCCAATCTGTGGTAAACATCCTTCGCTGCCGGTTGGTGTCCACCTCCATTCCCGGCTCTTTCCGCTTGTTCGGTCAAGAAAGCAGTGAGTTGTTCAATAGCTCTAGCCATTGCTGCTGTCATCCTTTCCTGAAATTCACTAAGTGATTAGTTTCCTATGACCTCAATTACCTATCATAGACTCCCTAGTAGGCTTCTAACCCTAGGCCGACGAATCACTGCTCTAATACCAAGCCTGTGGCGTCCCCCTCCTTAAGTGACGACTTCACCTTACTCCATCACTTAGGAGTGAGCACGCAACGTAATtttgggtagttttttttttttttctacacaCTATTATCTCGTCAGGTCGGGATCGCAAGAGTAAAGATTACTCGAGCATTCCCTTTTAATCCCCCAGGCATTTCGACCTCCTAACCTAAGACTACGCAGAATAACGATATAAACCACACAGATCATACATAACGTGCATAGTTGGTGGGTGGATCCACCGCATAAGTCTACAAATAAAAACACAACACATAAAGAGGACATAGCGCCACAATTTCTTTCATTCTTATTatcttaatttttaataatcaaagtattgatTTATGTATCAagtacaatagacatattccccgtgcaacatacaggtaaaaaacactagtatatctCAAATGAATATGTATATCAATATTTAAACACTAGTATATCTCAAATCATAAATTTTATGAATAAGTAAGTTGAGTTTGTTAATACAACAATTAAGACTTATCCATAACATAAACTATATTATCTATCTACAACAGAAAATACAATATCTATaagatttaaattttgaaatctATAAGATATTATCTAGAAGTTGCTGAGTTGGTTGTGGTTTCTACATGCTCTCGTAAGTTAAAGTTTCCAATAACAACTCGTATCATGTCTGTTAAAGTATGAAAATGTGTGGTGCTAAACAATTTTGTAAGGAGATCAGCAAGTTGATGCTTTGTTGAAACATGAGAAACTTGAAGGTATCCTTGTTGAACCTGCTCTCGGTCAAAATGATAGTCTACTACAATAATTTTCATCCTTAAACGAAACATTGATTTGGATAGAGGTAGGTCGCGCCTACATTGTCACGTAGTAGTTTCGGAGGAGAAGAAATGAAGTACCAAGTTCAGAGAGGAGATTTGTGAGCCTCATAAATACTGAAGCAGTTGATGTAGCAACCCTGTATTCTACATCCATGGATGATCAAGCAATTGTGCGTTGCTTTTTGGAAGACCAtaattgtaagacctggatttacagaactagttactttccgactcacgcgtacgatcagtgtaagcgtgacaggagttcgtcgtttgagaaagattaatgaagaagaaagttcaggaattgcttgaggaatgtttcatagttgttttaggagttagtgcgagtcgtctgtaCACCTGCCTTAtagcgagagtgtccagaatatgctaatttcgctcttaaagcaacgtttaagtgagatttcaaatccttggaaaaattaaaaagttctctttatttttgcttcgaccagtgtttcatttcggaaccctggactgtacgcacgatagtattcacttctcggaagtccgacgacgctaatttctttgcttcaaaaccctaaattcaatcactgaatgaagaatttttctattcggagattttaacgaagtttccgtccgcgctgccagatttgtttcgatgtttccaatctttcttcagaatgaagttttgtcgtctgaccttcacagcaaaaagtagtttttcgggacagattaacttacaccgcttttgaggttttagagatcgtttttccctaattctagagatttgttttgagttctggaattctgtcgccagaatctctcttagaattcaccgatgaacgtgctgcaaaaatcggaatcgcgaaattttcatttttccgcgatttcaccttcctataaatagttgaaaaattcaaaatatcttccattttcttccaaggaggccgcgggttgaggagagaaaagaggagaagagattttcgccgaaactcgaccgatcttcgagctgtttgtccctacttcaaggtatcgaggtaactagcttgattcttacctctgatcattgtttctactgcgtttctatatctctttctgtgctcaaagtttcgagcttttcgtaaaactatccgtttttcttgatttttcgcttgggatatcttctgtacttgcccaagagcctagaacacgcgccgatattcgccgattttgatcgagttgtcaaggatctgaaaaactgattcaaaaccctttttgtgcacatatcgaaactttaatgtcgaaaagtcgcaatccgacttcgtgcctttaggattagtttctacaaatgtcgttaggaacatcgctgtcaaatttgttttccgaagctttaactttgaggttttgagcttttattttggaccaaaacgcccctgaatagccgtatttcgatccgatcgtccgaaaatttttccgacagtttctttaccttagttttaccctaaaactaccttgtaatcagattagatcgaagaaaaagagccggagctcttttcctcttttggccgagagcatgttagtggggggggggagtttttcgttttcgaaaacttgtcttttcgtactcgattattgtattctgaagcttcaatgctttgtctatcgttaatgagttgtattgtgatcgagctaatcaattttgttggatttctgctttgttttctccgaggttcagttgaaggaactttgggtttctcagagcaattgtgtgaaggaaacttagaccacgaggctggagcaactcgaggttagggcaacttaccttttagctaagactgcatgataggcgtcgataaattcgacttatgctttacttttatattgattataatgatgaattaatgttatgaggttttccataacttatggtattgagatgttattgaattgtgcgttttgacgcgacttcggagtggggattcattgaactggttatctttgatatttcgggttggggaaacaaccctaggcaagttcaaacagggggtttgagacttagccatttgtttgtatacttagactttccccgggatttacatttggtgggtttttggaaaacttagaatgaatagaatttcgaaaactagagaccttAGAGAATTTAGTATTCAAGAATTAAACtaataacctgactaattcaattcgaaacatttttattaacgaataaaccatagggaatctaaaggggaaaatgattgcgaaagacggggaaaagtcgacttttgttgtgggttctggagaattgctggacaccaggggggtgagccacggtgatgattgaaattcaccgagtactttagtactcttgttgttggagttgtgttgtattgaccgacactaaactcttgggttttgaaattgggttttgagctaaacacttgcgttgggaggacgattcgatgtttggctaaccatattgcatcatgcatcatttgggggttgtacgatcgaaagattgggcctcggtgaagaacgggaatgcttcaagaacagtgaagaacgggaatgcttcacgaaggttggggattgccttcatcgaagaacacctgggtgtatcttcggcatagcgggcagagtggcacgacctagggtggttggggctgatccgactatgcatgggtttgtaagtgacacccgagcggaaatggttaaacactaggccggtgttaggactgactcgatgctgcccatcccacttgaactatccggatcataatgaattgcatttcacgcatacattcactctgactggaattgtatgctatttgaattattgaagctttgttagagccaataacatgctaggattatctatatatatatatatatatatatatatatatatatatatatcaacatatatatctatattccaatcacatgttgagtgtataattactttattccgtgagttgaccctagcgctttggctttggtttcatatttgtgtttgggcggtcggcctgctgccagatgtcgatggcggactggttttcgatggtctctccctcgagggggatcaggtatgagttggtggaccgtcatgcccccaccgcttgggtgatcgatgttgcgggtcatcgggcgacgtaccggggaagggtcatggaggaccggacagacgagcgtggacgtttgacgaggggagtgctacgacgcatggagctgagctttgacttgccgccttcagttcgctgtggaccaggtactgttCGAGGAcaacctgcaccacctccgacttcatcttcttccgatgacgaggacccagccgAGATCGAGGTTGCtgttgctacacctgttgcgccacctcctgctactgctatcgaccctaccgacgtggcgtcgtcctcgaggctcgtgcagccgaagagggagtcagttgttccatctgcctcacgtcgttttccttttactccaccgtgcggctaccgtgtggaacccctggttcgggtggtggaggaggatgttcttactggagaggtggatgttgagacgggcttgactaggacggtgcgcaggacagttaggagggaggtggtggacttggacactgagatgatcacggtggattccgactcggactccgacagcagtggggacagctactcgccgagcgacgagggagaggaggaggagctatgagcggtattgggagggtaggttaggcagcgtcattttttgtgtagagctctgattcgtcttacttttgggacagggtaggttcccgatgcatggctttttgtgtggttctcttgatgaggaatcacagagagtctgtcggactataggggtcttttgtttaggccatttttggagccgactttctcttggatgactgtacttatGATCTTTTTACTGACACtactggttctgtacatatttgcctacgggcacactactttgaggtcactgcgagtgcgcgtgacgttgacgtgcagctgaggctgtacatgtatatatgtttgtacatcggttagttagATGCTGGGTTATGTCTATATTTTATGTCGCTTGAATTTAAAAAGGAATCGAAAAAGAATATACCGGTttttcgcgtaaagtttatttttgagttactaaagtgacacctggaaatcggggtgttacaataataTTGGATTTccacaaaataaataatatgaGCAGATGTTGATGTGTGATTGTTTACATTGTCAACCCAGTCAGCATTAGTGTAAGCCAACATTTGAAGACCATTTGTTTTCTGTATGAGCAACCTAATATTCATTATAAATTTGAGATAAAGCAAGACTCACTTAAGATGTTGCATGTGAAGACCAATGTGTTTGTGCATGAAATGAGATAGCTTGTTAATGGAAAAGACAAGTTTGGACGAGTTTGAGTTAGGTATTGCAGTTCACCAATATTTTGGTGTGATAAGATGTGGCATAAGTTGCTGGTGTCCCATCAATGAGTTGTAATGTTGCTGAAGGTGAGAGGGGAGATGAAACAGATTTCGCCCCCGTCATGTCAAACTTTTCCAACAAGTCTCGAACATATTTATGTTATGCTTGACACAGACCATAAATTCCTTGTTGCGCTTGCAAAAAATATTGGGATACTGAATGTGGATAATCCCTGGTGGTTGTGTCATGTACACATCTGCATGAAGTGAGCCTTACAGAAAAGCATTGTTAACATCAAGTTGATGTAGTGTCCATGAGTGAGCAAGTGCCACAGTAATAATCACTACTACAAAAAGGGATTTAGGTAGCGGCTATGGGGTAGCGGTCAGTGTTAAATGCTGCCCAAAATGTTATATAAGATAAAATTATGAAGGGgtctatctatttttttttttaaaaaaaatagtgaatCGCTACCCAACTTGGAAATTTCGGTGTTGGGTAGTAGTTGGGCGAACCGGTTCCTAAGTTAATACACTTTTTCCCCCAAAAAACCCTAGTCGCGcctaatttttttccttttccctcTCTCGAATTCTCAGTCTTTGCTTCTGTGTGAGCGATTCTTGGAGTGACTCTTCCTTGCTCTCGCGCGCTGTCACTGAGCTTAGGGGGGTGATTCTGGTCTTATTTTTCAGTTCGACGCTCTTCTCATCTTCCTCGTTGTTCTAGGTTTGTTACTCCTTCCAATTAGCGACATAATTCCTATTTGGACTGAGAGAGTTAAATCGTAATCATGGCTAGGGTTTATTTATGTAGTCCAAAACAAGGGCCACGCATTAggaatttctttttcatttactAAAGCTAAAGTGGGCTACATAAGAGTGACCTTTTTGGGAAACGATTCCTCTGCTTGTGTTCTATTGCCACTGTTTGAGGTATTTGGGCAGTACAAGGTTGATAGATATGCAATTTTTATCCCTTGGCGTACTAGTGTTTTGTCATCGATTAGTATTTTCTGGTTTAGTGAAGCATGTGTTTGTCTTGACTAACTAACAGAGTCTCAAATGGAGTTTTGGGCATTTTTAGATGAGCAtgtgtttaattttttgtaTTGAAGTAAAGATATCTGATATTATTTAATTAGGAACTAGATCGTGGGGTTTTTGCCAGTTAGTTTgtgttttaaatttatgtcaggAAAATGTTTGGTAACATATTTGGTTCCCTTTCTGCTTGGAATATACTGAAATGTTTTGTTGAATTGAGCCACCTTGATGAATTGTTTCTATGAATTGCATATCCtatgttttaattttgtgtTCTTGTTTCCCAATTTCAGCGGGATGCTGATAGTGCACTAGATCGCATGTGACAAAAAAAGAAGGCTGATATTAAGCAACTAGATGCCAAAGTTCTTGTCATAGATATATTTGAGTATGATGATCTACCTATTGCGAtgctcagttttgaatttccttTGGTACCTTCAGCTATAGTTTCTTTTTGACTGATTAATAGTGTGCATCGAAAAGGATCTGGTTGTTTCTAATTTCAAGCTTATATTTTTGATGTGGTTATCGTTTGAGAGGCTTGTTTAGCTACATAAAAGTGTGTTGTGTAGCTGAGTTAGTGGTGCTGCTATAGCAGAATTCTACATATTTATGTTTCTTGTGTTAAATCATAACCTTATGACTAATATGGATTgccttttaaaattattttcaagtcGAATTAATCCTTCACGAATTAAGATGCAGAATTGCAATTTGAATTGAGTAAATAGCATCTTGGTGatatcgttttttttttaaaagcacaTCTTAATGTAATAGCATTGTAATAGCCAATGCATTTCCTATCTTTTTGAATAACATTGTAATAGCCAATGCTTGCTAGTACCCAAATTATGATTCTATCTGTTATGTACATGATTATAGAAAAACTCCAAACTCATCGTAATAGTCAATGCATTTCCTGTTGAATGTATATCATTAATTGTTTTGATGATGTTCTCATTGTCAATAATTCATTTTCTTGTCGCAGTTGACATTCTCATGGAAATTAGCAAATTAATTAAAGTGCAATGCCTGGTAAGTGCTTTAACTCTATGCGCCCAACAAGATAACTTTCATTTTACATTTACTTAAAATCCTTTTGTGACTGAAAATGTTAAGTattttttctattgtttttcAGTCATTAAGAGGTAGTAAATCAAATAAGATGCTATTAGCTCAAACCATGTAGATGCAGTTAAACATCCTAGAATTAGAGTTGAATTCATTAAATAATAGTTGTCAATAATATGGACTGATTGCTTATTTTGATAGATTGATTGGATGAAAGTTTTTTGGCACATATTCACAACCTTCTAGATTAATCTATGCTCCTTTTTGTACCGGTAGTTGTGATTAATTTATTTGTTTGATAGATAAAAAAGTATGAATCGAAAGTGGATGTTAGCCAATCGTTAGTAGGAGGAATATGAGGATGGAGTGAAAGAGTTTATCACATTTACAGTTGAGCATGCTGCGGACTGCAATAGTATAATATGGTCGTGTTTAGATTGCTGTCATTCAAGGCGAGTTAATGTAACTATGTTGGAAGAGCATTTACTATATTATGGAATTGATGAAAGTTATACACGCTGGACAAAGCATGGAGAAAGAAGACATGAATCTAGTAATTTTGAGGCTAATGTGAGTCATACTGCCAATGTTGATGCCGAGACAAATTCATATGATGAGTGTGATCGTGTTGAAGAGATCGTCAACATGGTTGAAGAAGATTTTTGAGAGTGTCCACAGATGTTTGacaaattaaaaactaatgCAGAGACGTCATTATATGATGGATGTCTTAAATTCACAAGATTGTTAGGTGTGTTACAATAGTATAGTTTGAAAGCCGGCAACGGATGGACTGAAAAGAGCTTCACGGAGTTACTAAATCTCCTAAAAGATATGCTTCCAGAGGATAATGTTCTTCCTAATAAAATGCTTTGTTCAATTGGATTGAGGTATGAGAGAACAGAGGCATGTCCTAAAGATTGGTTTGTTCCGAAACGAATATGCAACGTTAAAGGCTTGTCCTCGATGTACAGCCTCCCGGTATAAGAAAAATGATCATCTCCAGCAAAGGTGGCATGGTATTTTCCCATAATATCGAGGTTTAGGGGCATGTACAATAGCGCAGAAGATGCAGAGAACCTAAGATGACATGAAGAAGGAAGAATTGATGATGGAATGCTTCGACACCCATCAGATTCACCTCAATGGAGAATCATTAATGATGATGAGTCTCTTTTTGGGGAAGAAGTAAGGAACCTACGCCTTGCATTGTCTACTGATGGAAATAACCCACATAGCAATCAAAGTAGCTCCCATAGTACATGGCTAGTGATGTTGATGATTTATAATCTACCTCCATGGCTATGCATGAAGAGCAAGTATATGATGTTGACAATGTTAATCTCTGGGCCATAACAACCAGGAAATGATTTAGACGTATACTTGGCTCCTCTAATTGAGGACTTGAAACAACTATGGGAGCTGGGTGTGGAAGTTATGATAGGTTTAAGGAAGAACGTTTCACACCGAGAGTTGTTTTATTCGGTACTATTAATGATTTTACAACTTATGGTAATCTGTCAGGATACAGTGTTAAAGGACAATGTGCATGCCCTATATGTGAAAATGATACAAATTCAATCTGGTTGGAACATTGTAAGAAGAATGTTTATCTCGCTCATCGTAGATTTTTGCATCTTAATCATCAGTATCAAACATGGAATAAGACTTTCAATGGGAACTCAGAACAACGAATAGCTCCTATGTCATTGGATGGTGATGTTCTATTTTAAATAGTGAAACACTTGAACTGTAAATTTGGTAAGGATTTTGCAGAAGAACTTCCCAAACGGGGTTGgaagaaaaaatcaattttcttcGAATTGCCATATTGGAAATCATTACATGTACGACATTTTCTAGATGTCATGCACATTGAGAAGAATGTATGTGATAGTGTCATTGGTATATTACTAATGAATCTAGAGTTGAACCTTCAAGAATCCTGAACTTGAGACGTTGCTTGCTGAATCGTCTAAGAATAAGAAGCTTAATTTTCAGCCATTGCTTTCTTATGTGCACAAACTTCCCAATTGCAAATTTCTTTGGACACATGCACAAAATGTATTGGCACGAGGAAGTAAATTGGAAATAAAGATGCACAATAGCTTATTCAATTGCAA
This window harbors:
- the LOC130712733 gene encoding uncharacterized protein LOC130712733, whose product is MARAIEQLTAFLTEQAERAGNGGGHQPAAKDVYHRLDKFLKRDPPKFEGGYNPDGAYEWIRELKRIYETLVCADPRKVAFASYLISGEARTWWTGVRGRITPVEGAITWEIFKNVFLEKYFPADAKGRKEMEFLELKQGMMSVGEYAAKFEELCRFHPHYGAAADETSKCVKFEYGLRPDIRTAVGHDQILNFATLVEKCRIFEENEKSRKEYLKGEGVNKAPKKKEGRRKPYFRPPEQVRNQFGNRTGGFGFHNRTSGFNPSNPFCVRCRKNGHRAPECRAVLGEQASTQASGNGNRNPTATTGEGSSKGAPTPKDNRKFGRPVNKRKVFAMTLEEAVEAPELIQGTCYVNSFPLSVLYDSGATHSFISQERVKQLGIPVTSLAWDLEVSTPTRNTCRTSKVCRDCRLETLGRTFRQDLVCLPLEGLEVILGMDSLAAKDATLNCRRKTVTFGTSEGNAKRTKRTEEVGKAPESESNVLLGALDADRDDLGIEGIPVAREFPDVFPEEVSELPPEREVEFSIDLVPGTGSISIAPYRMSPVELAQLKKQVEELMDKKFVRPSVSPRGAPVLLVKKKDGGMRLCVDYRQLNKVTIKNKYSLPRIDDLMDQLRGAEVFSKIDLRSGYHQIRVKKEDVPKTAFRTRYGHYEYLVMPFGVTNAPAIFMDYMNHIFNPYLDKFVVVFIDDTLIYSRSK